The genomic window TGCGCAAGATTTGCTGTTCCAGTTGGGTCAGGTTATCCCTGAAGCTTCTCAGATGCTTCTCCTCATCCATCAACTGATCCGACAGCGCGCAGCTGATGGCTTTAAAATCGGGCCCCTGGACATAGCGGCGCGTGGCAATGTGTAATTCGTTCCCGGCAAAGTGAAGCGCCGCTCCGGGCAACGCAATGTAGCGCCAAGCGCCGTCGCTCAAGCAGTACCGGGCGACGCCACATATAAGCACGGTCACCATGCGCGCATGGTGCGCCAGCAGGCAAAATTGCCCGCTCGCGTCCTCGCCCACGAACCGGCTCACACCCGCAATGCGCTCGCGCTGAGTCGCGCTGTGCAATGTGAGCACAAATGCCGTCATACCTTTGCCTGGCGCATCGAGCCGCGCATGTAGCACTGGTCTTCCGGAAGGGTATCATAGTCCCCGCGCAGGAACGCATCGCAATCGTTGAGTGTTTCCGCGCGGGGCACCGATGTACCCCCTATTCCGGTGTGCTGGCTCACAACGTGGAAAGGCTGCGAGAGGTAACGCTCCAGCTTGCGTGCACGCAGCACTATCCTGCGGTCAGTTTCCGAGAGCGCTTCGATGCCGAGCATCGCAATGATGTCTTCCAGCTCGTGGTAGCGCGCAAGGTGTTCGCGCACGCCTTCTGCGATGCGAAAATGCCTGTCTCCAAGCGTAGTGCGATCCATCAGCCGGCTTGACGAGCGCAGTGGATCGACTGCCGGATAAATTCCTTTCCCCGCCTGATCGCGTGAAAGTACCACCACCGTGTCGAGATGCGCGAAAATCGAGCTGACGGCTGGGTCCGTCATATCGTCGGCTGGAACATAGACCGCCTGCACGGATGTGATGCTGCCGGACGAAATGGAAGCGATGCGCTCCTCGAGCTCGGCGACCTCTGAGAGCAGCGTGGGCTGGTATCCGACCGTGGCCGGCATGCGGCCGAGCAACCCGGATATTTCGCTGCCCGCCTGTACGAACCGGAACACGTTATCGATCAGCAGCAGCACTTCTTTGTGCAGGCTGTCGCGCAGGTATTCGGCGTAAGTCAATGCCGTAAGCCCGACACGGAAGCGCACGCCCGGCGACTCGTCCATTTGTCCAAACACCAGCACCGACCTCGGCATGACGCCGGCATCCTGCAGGTCGTGCCAGAGTTCGTGGCCTTCGCGGATGCGTTCGCCGACACCCGCAAATACCGATACCCCCTGGTGCAGCTGCACAATGGAGTGAATAAACTCGGTAAGCAGCACGGTTTTGCCAACCCCGGCCCCACCAAACAGTCCGGTTTTGCCGCCGCGCACGAACGGGCACAGCAGATCGACGACTTTGATGCCGGTCTCGAGGATTCCCTCTGAACCTAGGGTTTGCGCGAGCGGTGGCGGCGGGGCAACGATCTCGCGCTGCGCCGATGCTTGGATCGGAGCGCCGCCATCGAGCGGGGCGCCGAACATGTCCACAAGCCTGCCCAGACATTCAGGCCCGACCGGCACGCGCACCCCTCCTCCGCCGTCAAACACAGGCATGCCGCGCTTCAGTCCGCTCGTGGAGTGCAGCGCGATAGCGCGCACATGATGCTCATCCAGATCGCGATAGACCTCAAAGACGTAGCGCTTGCCATTTTCTTCGGAGTAAAGCGCGCGGTGCAGCGACTTGGTTTCGCTGCAAGAGACGTCGACGACAGGTCCGTCAATGCGTTCGATCCTGCCAAACAGCCCGTCCGTGGCAAGTGTCTCGGCTCCGCCCGCGTCTTTTTCAATATTGCGATTCCCGGATTCATCCATGCGATCGTCCTTTTTTATTTACGCGGAAGGCGGCACACTGCGCTGACAATCATAAGTACTTTCTTGGTTTTCACGACCCGAATGGTAACTCGGCTCGCGGCTGCGGACATTTTTGGCTTCGCCCTTCGGCAAATCGCGCGCGTCGGAACGCATCTTGGAAACGCCGAGCAGCCCGGGCGCATTGCTAATTAAATATTACATTGTACCGGCGTTCGATTATTGACCTGCATCAAATACCCTGCAACGCCGCGCTTGCGGTCACCGGCATGCGCCGCTAGCGGATCAGCGCTGCCACAAAATGTAAGCAGCCTCAGTAGGAACGGCAACGCCGGAATGCTGCGGCACCACTCGCGCGGTAAAATCTGCGGCCGGATGGGCCGCTTCAATTTGCGCTCGATACACAAAGCTTCCCGCGATGCCCGTCGCCGGCTCAGCGCGCGCCATGACCTGCACCTCCGACTTGCCGCTGATCCCGTCCGCGTAAAGCTCGACGCGCACCTCATTTGGGTCGAGGCCTCCGAGATAGACCTGAGCCTCAAACGTGTGCTGCTTGTCCTTAGTCTCAACCGTCACCCTGCCGAAGCGCAGCGTGTTCCATTTCTGTTCCAAAGTGTGCTGCCAAGCAGCTATTTGTGCTCCCAGCGCGCCCTTGGTGGCCGCGCGTTCACGATACACAGCCGCGGCCGGCAAGTAATACTTTTCGGCGTATTCACGCACCGCACGGTTGGCATTAAAGTAAGGCGTCAACCGTGCCACGCTTTCGCGCATGCGTT from Burkholderiales bacterium includes these protein-coding regions:
- the atpD gene encoding F0F1 ATP synthase subunit beta, which gives rise to MDESGNRNIEKDAGGAETLATDGLFGRIERIDGPVVDVSCSETKSLHRALYSEENGKRYVFEVYRDLDEHHVRAIALHSTSGLKRGMPVFDGGGGVRVPVGPECLGRLVDMFGAPLDGGAPIQASAQREIVAPPPPLAQTLGSEGILETGIKVVDLLCPFVRGGKTGLFGGAGVGKTVLLTEFIHSIVQLHQGVSVFAGVGERIREGHELWHDLQDAGVMPRSVLVFGQMDESPGVRFRVGLTALTYAEYLRDSLHKEVLLLIDNVFRFVQAGSEISGLLGRMPATVGYQPTLLSEVAELEERIASISSGSITSVQAVYVPADDMTDPAVSSIFAHLDTVVVLSRDQAGKGIYPAVDPLRSSSRLMDRTTLGDRHFRIAEGVREHLARYHELEDIIAMLGIEALSETDRRIVLRARKLERYLSQPFHVVSQHTGIGGTSVPRAETLNDCDAFLRGDYDTLPEDQCYMRGSMRQAKV